GCGCACCGCGCCCCAAAATTCGCCGACGTATTTTACGAGCGTTCCCAGTCGCTCCACTCGATCGCTCTGTTCGGGAGTGACGGCCAAACCCTTGGCATCGGCCAGCAAGCGGTTCGCTTCATCCTGATTGCGCTCGGCCAGCTTTTGCCGAACATCGACCAAAAGATGGTTCAGCCGGGCAGCTTTCGCCGGATCGACCGCGGCAGGCTTCGGCTTGGCGGGTGTCGGCTGAGCGGGCCGCGTCGAGGAGGCGTCCGGCGTCGGTTGCAGAACGAGTCTCGCCGGCGGAACCGGAATCTTTGTATCTGGCTTTTTCTCCGCGGGCGCTTTCGTGGGAGGTTGCTTCGGCATCGAAGCGTTGCCGTTGGGTTCGGTGGCCTTCGGACCAGTGGGCGGAGTCGTTTTCGGGTTCGCCGAATTCGTCCCAGGAAGTTTTGGCGTGCCGCTGCCGGGCGTCGCCAGCGGATGTTGTCCGGGATACGTCGAATCGGAGGATGTGGTCGAAATCGGATCGTTGGCCGCCACCGTCTTGTCGTCGTGTTGCCTGAGGAGGATCGCGGCAATCAATCCGCCCGCCAAGAGGAGGACGGCGCCGAGCGCGCCGCCGATCAGCAATGTCTGCGAATTCTGCTTCGGGCGGCCGGACGTGCGCGGCCGATGCATCGTATCAGCCGCCGACGGGTCGAACGCTTGATTCACGGGGACCGAAGCCGGCTCGAAACCGTCTGGCCGGGCAGGCATCGCGGCCGGCTGGGGAAAACCGCTCGCTTGCCAGTCGGCCGGCGGTTGTGCTGGACGTTGCGGCATTGAGGGCGCCGCGGCCGCTGAATCGCCAAAGCCCAGCTCGTCGAGCGGCGAGGATCCGCCGCGCGCCGGACCGCTCAACACATCGTCGAAAAAATTCGCGGCTCCGGCGGCCGACGGTTGTTGTAATTCCGCCGGTGGCATTGCCGCGGCTTGTTGCGGCGCGGGGATCGGTGCCGCGAACCGCGGCGGAAAATTGGCTGCTCCAGGCATCGCGCCGGGCCGGGGAAAAAAGCCGGGCATTGCCCCTGGCGACATCGGCGGCGCCGCGTAGGGGCTGGGCGCCATCGACTGGGGAAAAGAGCTCGGCATGCCCGTCGCCGCAGCCGGGAACTGCTGAAACTGCGGAGTTCCACCCGGCGGAATCGGCGCACCGGGAAAAAACGGGCCCGGAAACGGATGCGGCATCGCTTGCTGCGGCACCGGCGGTTGCTGAAGCGCGTGCGGCGGCATTGCCGCAGATGGCGCCGTACCCGGAGCGGTCATGCCGGGCATGGGCATCGCTGGAAAGGGCCGCGGGAATGCATTGAATCCGGCTCCTTGCTGCGGCATGGCTTGCGGAAACATCGGACCCGATGGAAGGCTAGTCGGGGCGGGGGTTGCTCCTCCTGCCGATAGCTTTGGCGGCGGCGAATTTGACCTTTCCGGGGCGGCCGTTGGCACGGTCTCACCGGGAAAAACGAGCGTCGGCCTTTGCGCGGGCGGAGATGGCGAAACCCCCGGCGGTGCTGAAGCAGAGGGTGCGTCCGGCACGCTCGACGCTTGTGCTGCCACTTCCGTCGCCGAGCCTTGCGCGGCCAGAGGAGACTGCGGCGCAGAAGCTTTGCCTGGGGCCAGGTCATGGCTTTTTCGCGGGCTCGGTGGCAAAAGATTCATTCCCGGTTGCCACGCGCCGGCCGGTGCAGCTTCGCCTGACCGCCCGCCATCTTGGTTGCTGTCCTGATTGCTCCCGCCCGTTGGACCCGCGGGCACTTTTGGGCTTCCGAAGCCGGGCGGCAACGGGTTCGACACGCCGATATTCGTAACCTCCATCGTTGGCGACCGTTTCGGCCGTCCGTCATAGCCCGCGCCATTCGGCGTTTGCGCCGTTGCCGGAGAGTTGTTCGAATTCGGGCCGGATGCGGGAAGCTCGGCCGCGCGAAGCGCTGCGTCGTATTGCGATTTTTCGGCCAGATCGGTCAAGCAGCGCTTGGCGGTGCTCAATTCATCGAGAACTTGTCGCCATAGATCGACGTGCTCGCCCGGACGGACGCCGCGAACCTTGGCCATTTGCAAGTTCGCGGCGGTGAGAATCGTATCCTGGTTCGATTCGAACCGTTCGAGCCGGAGCAATTCATAATGGTTTGGCTGCGGCGATGCGGTTTGAACGCCGAGCCATTCCGCGTACGGATTGAACGTTTGAGCCACAAAATGCCTCGTTCCGGATTGAACAAACCGATCTTACCAGCGGTGGCACATCCGCAGGTTTCCAACCGTCGAAAACGCAACCGCACATGCCGGCGCAAAACCGTGGCCATGGCGGCCAACCCAATTGCCGCCAAGCCGCGCACCACACCGGCGCATTAAACCCCTATTGTGGACCAAAGTCGCCGTCCATCGCAAGGTAATACACGCAGTAAACGGCGGCGGCGCCTTTTTTCTTGCAGCCGCTTGTCGAATCACAGATCGCTGGAAGTTGCGATCCAAAAGATGGCGAGGAGGAAAAGCAGAATTCCCGCCCGGGCGCCAATGGATGCCCCAAGGAACGTCTTGCGGGAGAGACAGCCGATCGCGGCTCCGACCGTTGAACCAAAGATGGCAAACGAAACCGCCATGAGCGGCAGCGGTTCGATCAGCACATAGCGGGGCATCGCAATCAGCGACGCGCCCACGCAGAACAATGCCGCCGCGCACAGCATCCTGCGAACCGAGAATTGGAACCGCGTGCTCATGCCGCATTATTGCAGGGTGCCGACCCGCGGCGGCGGAGCGATGCGAAACATGCCCATGCAAAACCGCGGGCATGGCGACCGCGACTCCCTTCGTTTCCGCGACTCCCTTCGTTTCCGCTGCTCCCTTCGTTTCCGCTGCTCCCTTCCGTCCCCGCGGACTGCGCGGGAATAATGCCATCGCTCAGGCTCTCGCCCGTTCGATGTATTCGCCGGTGCGCGTGTCGACTTTGATCAAGTCGCCAATATCGACGAACGCAGGAGCGCTGATTTCAGCGCCGGTTTCGAGCTTGACCGGCTTGGTGAGATTCGTGGCCGTGTTGCCGCGGACGGCTGGTTCGCAATATTCGACCTTGAGGATCATGTGATTCGGCGGCTCGACGCTGATCGGATTGTTGTTGAACAGCATCATCCGGCAGACGGTTCCCTCTTTGATCCACTTCCAGGTTTCGTCGACAACGTCTTTGTTCAGCTCGTATTGCTCGTAGGATGCGTTGTCCATGAAGACGAACATGTCGCCCTGGCGATAGAGATATTGGGCGTCGATTTCTTCGACGTCGGCGGCGTCGAGCGAATCACCGCTTTTATAGGTCCGATCCAGCATGGTCTGGCGGACCAGGTTCTTGAGCCGGCATTTATACAGGGCCTGACCCTTTCCCGGTTTGACGAAATTGCATTCGACCATCAAATAGGGATCGCCGTCGATCTGGATCTTGAGGCCCTTTTTGAATTGGCTGGTATTGTAACTGGGCACGGCAACGTTTCCTGATTGGGAGTGAAAGTGACTTTTCGGGCGATCGAATGCGCCAATTGAACAACCGATTGGCCGATTGGCGGGCGTTTCGATATCCAAGCGTTTTGGGTGCCAACCTGTTGGCTTGCCCAGCAGCGCCGCGGCGACGGTTGGACTCGACCGCCGACGGGGATTTGACATGTCCGTCGGCTTCGCTTTCCAATTGTAACGCGTTATGCTACGGAGAACCGCATCGGAGGGCAACACCGGCAGGCGTCGGTGCCCACTTTTGCGGTTTTTTGACGAGCAGCCTCGGCTTTGCCTCAAGACTCACCGATCCGCACATTGGCCCGAAGCGTTAGCGAGGGAATCCTTGACAGACCGGAACTGCTGCGCCTTTGCTTGAGGCTGCGGGCCGGTGTTTTGAGATAAAGCCTAGCCAGGCAATCTCGACGGTCGCCGAGTCGACGCCAGGCCTCTCGCCGTCCCCATCGCCCGTCCGTTAACGAGAAATGATTTCCGGCATGGTTGTTGTCGCTCCCTCACCACAAATATCTCTTCCGCAAAGTGGGAAGGCGAACGACGCCAAGCATTGGCAGCGAGAGCTGAAAGACGCGGTGCGTGATCCTCGCGATCTTTGCCGGCTCTTGAATTTGCCTGCCGAGTGCGAGGCCGCCGCGATCCGGGCGGCGGGCGAGTTCCCGCTGTTCGCTCCGCGGCCGTTTGTCGACCAGATCGAACGCGGCAACCCGGCCGATCCTTTGCTCCGCCAAATTCTGCCGTTGGAGGTGGAGCTTGCCTCGCCGCCCAGCTTCACGGCCGATCCGGTCGGCGATCTGGCAGCACGCCGCGCTCCCGGTCTATTGCAGAAATACCACGGCCGAACACTGCTGATCACGACTGGGGCATGCGCGGTTCATTGCCGCTATTGCTTCCGCCGCCATTTTCCGTATAGCGAATCGCAATCGCCGCAATCGGCCACGGCATGGCAGCCGGCCATCGAGACAATCGCCGCCGACGCGAGCATTCGAGAAGTGATTCTCAGCGGCGGCGATCCGCTGGTGCTGGTCGACGGGCTGTTGGCGGAGTTGGCCGAGCGATTGGCGGCGATTCCGCACGTCGCCCGGCTGCGAGTGCACACACGGTTGCCGCTGATGATTCCGCAGCGGATTGATGCTTCGCTGCTCGGCTGGCTGCGGGGCACGCGGCTGACGCCGATCATGGTGATCCACGCCAACCATCCGGCCGAGCTTCGCGGGCCGGCCGCCGCGGCCATCGGCCGATTGGTCGATGGCGGAGTGCCGGTGTTGAACCAATCGGTGCTGTTGCGCGGCGTGAACGATGATGCCGACGTGCTGGCGGAGCTCTGCGAGCGATTGGTCGAGCTGCGCGCGATGCCCTACTACTTGCACCAATTGGACCGCGTTGCCGGAGCGGCCCATTTCGAGGTTGAAATCGCTCGCGGCGTGCAATTGATCGAGCAATTGCGCGAGCGGCTGCCGGGCTACGCCGTGCCGCGCTACGTCCGCGAAACCGCCGGCGAGCCGAACAAGACGCCGCTCTGCGATTAATCGCGATTTTGCTCTGATTTTAAATGGCCCCCAAGCGGTTGAGTTGCTGGAAATTTCGCCTTGCTGATCGTATGCTTTGGTTGGCGTAGGAAATAGGGAGGTGGCTCATGGCCACGCATGATTCGAACATAATTGGAGCGGCCGACGCCGCTGCCCGCCTCCCGGAGTTGTTGGAATTGGTTCGAGGCGGTGAAGAAATAACGATCACGAGCAGCGGTAGTCCCGTCGCGCGGTTGGTTCCAGTCTAAAGCGTCCAATCGGGAGGAACGCGCCGAGGCCATCCGCCGATGGCGGGAAATACGCAAAAATATTCCGCCGCTTGGGATGAACTTAAAAGACCTTGTTAACGAGGGCAACGCTGCCGTGAGCGCTGGAATCCCGTTATTAGGGCAATAGGATGTTGAAGCGATTTGCTTCGATCCGGAATAACTCCCAATCCGTGGTAATCATGAAACGTTTGATGTACAGGTTGGCCGCCAGCACTGCACTTCTCTTTCTAGTGGCTTTTCCCGCTCGCGCCGGCAATTGGCCGCAGTGGCGTGGGCCCGATGGCACGGGCGTTAGCAGCGAGACCGGGTTGCCGGTGAATTGGACCACCGCTCGCGGCGTCGTCTGGAAAACCGATTTGCCCGAATGGGGCGACAGCACGCCGGCCATCTGGGGCGACGCCATCTTCGTCACCACGCAGCACGACGAAGATCTGCTGCTGCTCAAGCTCGACAAAGCGTCGGGCCGCATCCTCTGGACCCGCACCGTCGGCAGCGGCGATTTCAAACGCATTCCCATCAACGCCAAGACGCCCGAGCAACGCAAGCAGCAGAATTTTCACCCGCTGCAAAATCAAGCCAGCCCCTCGCCGGTCACCAATGGCCAAGTGGTGGTCGTGCATTTCGGAAACGGCGATCTCGCCGCCTACGACTTCGATGGCAAGCAGCTTTGGCATCACAATTTGCAAGACGAATACGGGCATTACACGATCTGGTGGGGACACGCCAATAGCCCCGTGATTTTCGGCAATAGCGTAATCTCCGTGTGCATTCAGGATTCACTGGCCGACGTGGCCAAAACGCCGGTCGAAAGCTACGTCGTCGCCCATGATCTGCGAACCGGCCGCGAACGTTGGAAAACGTTGCGCATGACCGGCGCCAAAGCCGAGGAATGCGATGCCTACACGACCCCCGTCATCACCCAGCTCGACGGCCATCCGCAGATGATCGTCATGGGGGGCAATCAGCTCGACGCCTACGACCCGGCCAACGGCAGGCAACTTTGGTTCTTGCCGGGCATCAGGGGCGGACGGACCGTCGGCGGCGCGACCGTGGCCGACGGCTTGGCGTTTTGCACGCAGGGCAAAGGTGGCCCGCTGTTGGCCGTGAAGCTTGGCGGATCGGGCGAATTGCCGCGGAGCAACATCGCTTGGAGGTTTGAAAAAGGCACGCCCGATAGCTGCACGCCCGTGGCTTGGGAAGATCACCTGTTCACGCTGCAAGACGCCGGCATCGCCCGCTGCTTCGACATCCACACGGGCCGATCGCTATGGACCGAGCGCGTGAAGGGTGAATACAAAGCGTCGCCGGTCGCCGCCGAGGGGCGCATCTATTTTCTCAACACCCACGGCCTGTGTACCGTCATCTCCGCCAGCGATCGATTCGACAAATTGGCCGAGAATCAAATCGACGACGACACGATCGCTTCGCCCGCAATCTCCGATGGCCGCATCTACATCCGCGGCCATAAAGCCCTGTGGTGCATCGGCAAGGATTTTTGACAGGGGCGAGGGACGAGGGATGAGGGACGAGGGGCGAGATGGAACAACACGGTTCAATCAACCGAGAGCGCGGTGGTCCGCTTGCGCGTGCTCGCCCCTAGTGCCTCGCCCCTCGCCCCTATGTTGTGCCTCGCTACTTGGCGATTCGGTCGGATTGCGGCTCGGGCGGCACTGCGGGAATTTGCTTCGGGCGGGTCGGCTTTGGATGCCGCCGTCGCGGGAGCACAAGCGGTCGAAGATGATCCGAGCGTTATGTCGGTCGGTTATGGCGGGCTTGGCAATGCTGCCGGGACGGTGCAGCTCGACGCCTGCGTCATGGAAGGGACGACGTTATCTTGCGGCGCGGTTGCCGGACTGGAAAACATGTGCCATCCGGCGGCAGTGGCCCGGCGCGTGATGGAGCGCACTCCGCATGTGCTGCTCGTCGGCGAAGGCGCTCGGCTCTTCGCCGTGCGCGAAGGATTTTCATTGGAAAATCTAAACACGCCGCAAAGCGTTGCCGAATGGCGGCGGCGAAAGCAAAAGCAGCCGCGAACCTCGGCTCGAATCCGGCAGCAACGCCAACAACAGCAGCAGCAAAACGCCGAGTCGAAATCTCGCGATCCGCTGACGCACGACACGGTCGCCGTGTTGACATGCGATGCCGAGGGACGGCTGGCCGGGGCCTGCAGCACATCGGGCCTATCGCACAAATTGCCGG
The Pirellulales bacterium DNA segment above includes these coding regions:
- the epmB gene encoding EF-P beta-lysylation protein EpmB; this encodes MVVVAPSPQISLPQSGKANDAKHWQRELKDAVRDPRDLCRLLNLPAECEAAAIRAAGEFPLFAPRPFVDQIERGNPADPLLRQILPLEVELASPPSFTADPVGDLAARRAPGLLQKYHGRTLLITTGACAVHCRYCFRRHFPYSESQSPQSATAWQPAIETIAADASIREVILSGGDPLVLVDGLLAELAERLAAIPHVARLRVHTRLPLMIPQRIDASLLGWLRGTRLTPIMVIHANHPAELRGPAAAAIGRLVDGGVPVLNQSVLLRGVNDDADVLAELCERLVELRAMPYYLHQLDRVAGAAHFEVEIARGVQLIEQLRERLPGYAVPRYVRETAGEPNKTPLCD
- a CDS encoding PQQ-binding-like beta-propeller repeat protein; translated protein: MKRLMYRLAASTALLFLVAFPARAGNWPQWRGPDGTGVSSETGLPVNWTTARGVVWKTDLPEWGDSTPAIWGDAIFVTTQHDEDLLLLKLDKASGRILWTRTVGSGDFKRIPINAKTPEQRKQQNFHPLQNQASPSPVTNGQVVVVHFGNGDLAAYDFDGKQLWHHNLQDEYGHYTIWWGHANSPVIFGNSVISVCIQDSLADVAKTPVESYVVAHDLRTGRERWKTLRMTGAKAEECDAYTTPVITQLDGHPQMIVMGGNQLDAYDPANGRQLWFLPGIRGGRTVGGATVADGLAFCTQGKGGPLLAVKLGGSGELPRSNIAWRFEKGTPDSCTPVAWEDHLFTLQDAGIARCFDIHTGRSLWTERVKGEYKASPVAAEGRIYFLNTHGLCTVISASDRFDKLAENQIDDDTIASPAISDGRIYIRGHKALWCIGKDF
- a CDS encoding isoaspartyl peptidase/L-asparaginase is translated as MLCLATWRFGRIAARAALREFASGGSALDAAVAGAQAVEDDPSVMSVGYGGLGNAAGTVQLDACVMEGTTLSCGAVAGLENMCHPAAVARRVMERTPHVLLVGEGARLFAVREGFSLENLNTPQSVAEWRRRKQKQPRTSARIRQQRQQQQQQNAESKSRDPLTHDTVAVLTCDAEGRLAGACSTSGLSHKLPGRVGDSPLIGIGLYVDDQAGAAAATGVGEEVIRAGGVVSIVELLRQGRTPQEACEAMIARVNRIAARRGVRPAEIGVLALNSQGETGAACTRPTDFAYAFGRGSKVSVRRGVKIFAIE
- a CDS encoding type II toxin-antitoxin system prevent-host-death family antitoxin, translated to MATHDSNIIGAADAAARLPELLELVRGGEEITITSSGSPVARLVPV
- the efp gene encoding elongation factor P, which translates into the protein MPSYNTSQFKKGLKIQIDGDPYLMVECNFVKPGKGQALYKCRLKNLVRQTMLDRTYKSGDSLDAADVEEIDAQYLYRQGDMFVFMDNASYEQYELNKDVVDETWKWIKEGTVCRMMLFNNNPISVEPPNHMILKVEYCEPAVRGNTATNLTKPVKLETGAEISAPAFVDIGDLIKVDTRTGEYIERARA